From the genome of Plectropomus leopardus isolate mb chromosome 4, YSFRI_Pleo_2.0, whole genome shotgun sequence:
cagcaccagcacagctatcaccacgatcaggcacagccaaggttacagccaggatccaggaaaactaggaaacaagggagcaggaatgctccggagaggcaacgggattagcatAGTGCAGTTCcacagacccaggctccgtgatcgcgagccccaggtagtgacagtaccacatggctatcacagatgcaagGCCAAGCttaactactgaggctaagctaagcttgcaaacaGCTGTCACAGATATAAGGCTAAGCTTAGCAGTAAgggtaatgcagtaaacagacatgcacaaTTTTCAAATGGTGGGATTAAGAGAAGGCAAAAGAGCTCAGAGTGTCATAGGAAGTCCCCTGGAAGGTTAAACccatgtcagcctaactatgggctggtccaggtaacctgagccagccctaattctaagctttatcaaagaggaaggtcttaagtctacccttaaaagttgaaacagtGTGTGCCTCCCTGAcagaaactggaagatggttccataggcgaggagcgtggtagctgaaggctctggttcctatcctacttttggaaactttgggaaccacaagtaaccctgcattttcagagtgcagtgatcttgaggTTTGGTTAGAAACtttgagctgcgacagataggatggagcctgaccatttagagctttgtaagtaaggaggatgattttaaattaaatcctggatttcacagggagccagtgcaaatgaggtaaaacaggagaaatatggtcccttttcttggttcccgttagaacacgagcagcagcgttctgcaccagttggagagacatGGACATGGAGAGTCAGGTTTGCCTGAGGTACACCCACCAGCTCACCTGACCTGGGATTCTCAACGCTGTGTTGCCTGCACCCTTGACTGTTCTCCCTCCTCAATTTGAGCAGCCCGCTCATGTTGGACCGCCTGGCACCGGGATGCCAGCGCCACTTCCTGCTCTTCCCGGCCATCCATAGCAGCTCTGTCCCTTTGGGGCacctggcaccgggctgccggtgccctctactgctccACCTCAGCAACTGCAGCATTCGTTTCTTGATGGAATTTCTGGCGCCGGGGTAATGGTGCCCTCGGCCGCGCATGCTCGACAATCGCACCACTTCGCTCTAGCTGGGGCACCCTGCACCGGGATGCCGTTGTCCCCAGTTGTACACCCGCGGCAACCTTGACAGTTTGCTCTCGTTGGGGCTTCTGGTACAGAGAGGCCGTGCCCCCGGCCCCCGGTATGACCTCTCCTACTGCGCCGTTTcactcttcttgaggcatctggcaccgggctgccggtgccctctactgcttaacatcgacgcctgcagcagttcgcttttgctggggagtctggcattgggatgccattgcccctggctgtgcacgctcggcaaccacaccacttcgctctcgctggggcatctggcaccagggtgccgctgcccccagttgtacgttcacagtgacttcgacagttcgctctcgttggAGCTCCTGGCACCGAGAGGCCGTGCCCCCGGCCGTACGACCTTGCCTACTGCGctgtttctctcttcttgaggcatctggtaccaggctgccagtgccctctactgcttaacatcaACGCCTGCAGCAGTTCacttttgctggggagtctggctttgggatgccattgcccccggcTTTGCACGCTTGGCAACCacaccacttcgctctcgctggggcatctggcaccggggtgccgttgcccccagttgtacgtccacagtgacttcgacagttcgctctcaTTGGAGCTCCTGGCACCGAGAGGCCGTGCCCCCGGCCGTACGACCTGGCCTACTGCTCCGTTtctctcttcttgaggcatctggcaccggaCTGCCGGtgcagcggttcgcttttgctggggagtctggcattgggataCCATTGCCCCCGGCTGTGCACATTCAGCAACCaaaccacttcgctctcgctggggcatctggcaccggggtgtCGCTGCCCTCAGTTgtacgttcacagtgacttcgacagttcgaTCTCAttggagcttctggcaccgagatgcCGTGCCCCTGGCCGTACGACCTCGCCTACTGCGCCGTTTCtttcttcttgaggcatctggcaccgggctgccagtgccctctactgcttaacatcgacgcctgcagcggttcgcttttgctggggagtctggctttgggatgccattgcccccagCTGTGCTCGCTCGGCAACCAATCCACTTCGCTCTCGCCGGGGcttctggcaccggggtgccgctgcccccagttgtacgtTCACGGTGACTTTGACAGTTCGCTCTCAttggagcttctggcaccgagatgcCGCGCCCCTGGCCGTACGACCTCACCCACTGCGCCGTTTccctcttcttgaggcatctggcaccgggctgccagtgccctctactgcttaacatcgacgcctgcagcggttcgcttttgctggggagtctggcattaggatgccattgcccccggccgtgcacgctcggcaaccaaaccacttagctctcgctggggcatctggcaccggggtgccgctgcccccagttgtacgtccagtgacttcgacagttcgctctcgttggGGCATTTGGCACCGAGATGTCGGGGGCCCCCAGATGTATGACATCGGCTACTGCACCAGTTCACTCTCCTTGGGGCTtttggcaccgggctgccagtgccctctactgcttacccTCGAAGCCTGCATCCGCATTGTTCCCCAGGGGAGGGCTTCCTTTCTCATCTGTTGCCTGTCGCTTCTTCCGTCCCGTCGCTCATGGCCTCCGTCTCTCTCGATGCGCCCAGCCGCGCCAAGCTCTGGTTCTGGCTCCGTCTGCTTGGCGATTGGAACGAATCTCCTTCTTTATGATGATCACCTGTCTCATCCTCAGGACGTCAACCTTTTCGATGACGCGGCTCCGTCTGCcggttttgggggttttttacGATGAAAGATGGTTCGTAGGCAAATGGCCCCAAGAGTTGGAAGGAGACTGCCAGGTCACtttatctgctctctttgaGATCTACCCCATCATCGTCGCCACCATGTTATGGGGCCGTGAATGGAGTCGCCTATCTGTCCTCATCTACTCAGACAATCTCGCAGTagtttgacatcataaataaagaagttcAGAAGCTTGGCTCCTCATGTAGACACACACCCGACTCCGGTGCCTCCATATTCGACCTTGCCTTTCAACATCTAAACCCAGCTTTCATGCCCCTGACCTGGAATCTCAGAACACCATCATCAATAGCCTGTCCCCATGCAACTCTCTCCATATCGGTCGGCTTGGAATTGTTTCCACAACTTTCACGACAtgcataacatcacttttccttcatttgatcTCATCACCCCTGCTTCATCACCCACGCCCATTCTGTCCTGGGAAATTAAAACCCAGACAATCAAAGTCTACCTCAGCGGCATTTCGTTCATCTCTAAACTCCTAACCGGTAGTCATGGCCAGCTCATGGTCATCCCCAGATCACCTCACTGCTCAGAGGCCTCTCACGCTAAGAACCAGCCCAAAATCCTTGTAGACTCCCATTAACCACGGACCTGCTGTCACGCTGTATCCACACCATCCGCTCCAGATATAGCATACCCCCCGTCAACCAAACTCTAGAGGCAATGTCCTTCTCGCCTTCTTCCGTTTCCTCAGATGCTCAGAATTCACTGTTTCGACCCTTCGATACGATCCACGTTGGCACGCCTGCCTCTTGGACCTTTTTTCTCTAACGACAccatagttatttttttttttaaaaaagaaccaaaaccaacTAATCTAGCCAACCCACTCCCGTCTTCTACTTTAACATTCAATCAGTTCTAAACCCCTTCCTTATTCTCTCCAATTACTTACGTTTCCGGACATCACAAAGCAAATCCCAAGATGGCCCCTCTGTTTGCATCTGAATACGGCCAGGTGGTTACCCGCTTCTGGTTCCACCAACACTTCCGTCAGGTCCCGCCATTGTCAGGCATCTCTCCCATGCATTACTCCGGACATTCTTTCAGAATCGGAGCTGCCACCTTGGCTTCCCGCAGCGGTATACCGGAACACTTTATTCAGATCATGGGCAGATGGTCCTCCCAAGCTTATCACTGTTATGTCCATTCCGACCTAAGAGATCTCAAATcggctttttcctctctcatataaTGCACGCTTTTGGGGATCTGTCGTGCCCGAGCCACGGCggattcccaccgaagcttcccacaccgcactcaaccatccattctaataatccaacatcaatgtttataccaaatctacattcacgtcaataaattgttgaaattaattccgattgaggtgtggtccttgctagtgaagtGAAGCTCggtgaaggtcaatgggggagaaacggaccaaataaatttcaggccttgctgctATATCCAGGCTACCTGtgtccggggtcaggtcagttaagggcaagaggggatggattttatctcgaatagttataattttatcattaaagaaagtcataaagtcgCCACTGCTTCGGGctgaaggaatacaaggctctatggagctgtgactctgagtcagcctggctacagcgttgaaaagaaacctgggattgtttttgttttcctcaataaatgatgagtaatagtttgctctggcatggcggagggccttcttatacattttaagactgttcagccagactaaacgggacccTTCCAGGTTGGTTGAAAGCCAATTTATCTCTaattttcgcgatgtttgtttcaatttgaggatctggaggttaaaccatggagctaattttctttgtttcattattttcttcttgaagggtgcaacagagtcgagagctgatcgcagtgagccagtagcattatcgatgagacagtcactttgagaatgacttaagttagtaagagtgttctcagtcactgtaagacatggtaatgatttcaatgcagaaggaatcagtttcttaaatttagccactgctgaatcagatagacatctaaaGTTGTAACTCTTACTGAGAAGCTTGtagtcgagtaataaaaaattgaaagttattaaataatggtctgaaAGAGCAGGAATTTCAGCCAAGAAACAAAGCTTGGTCTCTTGCTAGCCgcaccaaaaaaacatgtgacTGGGTTAAAAGGtttcaaaaaatcagaaataaatgcAGGTCCCTTGTGGGTAAAGCAAAATCAAACTATTATCTCATCTTAGTCTGCAGGCTTTACTCAAACCTAGCAAAATTTTGGAAAGTTGTAAAATCTAGTATAAGCAATTGTGCTGCCTCTCTACCAACTCATAATAAGTTTAATGATTGTTTAGTAAAGAACCATGGTGAGATCCACATTTTTAAGAACAGTAACATTTGTAGGGGGTCTCTCTTCATTAATAATTAATCTGTCTGGAGAAGATAAAAGCGTGGTaattcccctctcctcctcagtcaTCAACCTTAGTGTGAGATTTGACCCTCAACTGACCTTTGAGGCTCATATTAAACATTTCCTTCCACCACCTCAGAAATATTGCCAAACTATGTCAAACTCTCACCCTGTCTGGCGCTGGGAAGCTTGTCCATGCCTTTGTGTCTTTTAGACTGGACTACTGTAACACACATCTTATCAGGATCCTCAGCAAGAGCCTCCAGAGACTCCAGGATATATAGAACAACGCTGCGAGGATCCTGATGAGTGTGAAAGTACGAACATATCACACCCATCCTCCACTCACTTCACTGGCTTCCTGTCTCTGTGAGGATTGCATATAACCTCTCGCTCCTCACTCGCCAGTGCATCCATGgcaatgacccccccccccccttaccTGAAAGAACTGCTCACCCACAAACCTTAACACAATTCCTCCACTCTCCACACTCACaacctcctccatctctccacgGCCGAGTTACACACCATGGGGGATCGGGCCTTCTGTTCTGCCACCTCTTGTCTGTGGAACGCCCTCCCTGACCATCTGAGGGAACCACAGACTGTTGAGTTTTAAACAGGGACTCAAAACATTCCTTTTTAGCAGAACATAACATCTTATtgcactttgagatttgtttcaaatgtaaattgcattataaataaaataaataataataataacaacaacaacaacaacaacaacaacaacaacaaaaataattaataataataataataataataataataataatcattattattattattattatcaatcaTGATTACATACCTACACCAAACAGTGTCTAGTTTGCTTGAAGTCATCAGGGCTCTCAAAAACATAGATCCTAAGAAATCCCCTTGGGAAGACAACTTGGATCCTTTCTCTCTTTAACTTTCTGCTCCAgtaatttccagtaaaaaaaaaaacaacttttatatCAACCTTTTACTTTTCAATGGTGTAGTTCCCAGAATCTGGAAAACTGCTCATGTTGTCCCCCTGCATAAAAGCGGAAAAAGGAACTATTGTAATAACCATAGACCCATATTCTAATTGTCTTGTTTGGAAATAATTTTGGAGTCCCTTGTAAACTGCCACTCAAGAAATTTCTTATCAGTCTGGTTACAGGCCTCTATGTAGCACTGTGTCAGCTGTCACTTTAGAAAGCCTTggatgagaaaaataataaagtgataTTATTAAAGTGATGAATACGGGTAGTCCACAAGGTTCCATTCTTGGTCCGGTcctttttacagtttatattaACATTATCTTTTCATCTTTAACATGACACAATACTATACTGTATCATAGACTCTACCCAGTTAGCTGTAGAGTGTCATGAACTGTGGCGCAGGAAGGTAGGACCCAAATGCAAAACTCAGACCAGGTAAGAGCAGCGAAACAAGGTTTATTCCCAGCAGAGGAGTCCAGAGGGGGAGGCAAAAAGCAAGGTCAAAAAACAAGCGAggttcaaacacaaaaagacaagacaCAAAGAGGGAATATATGCGGGACTAATGGGGCGTGATGAGAACCAGGTGTGGGAAACACAATCAGGGATCAGGTGCACACCGACAAGGAGGGGGCAGGGCAGACAGGAACctggaacagagacagaggtaagtgataccaaaataaaacaggaagacaagacatgaaacatgagggagaaaataaaacactataCAGAccgcacaccatgacatagagaCCTGCAACATTCTTTTGACATTCTCCAAAATTCACTTGTAGCTCTTAAATTTGTACTAAATGCACCTAACACTAAATTAATGCTATTTTCTAGAGGTAGAGGTAATGATGATGTAGAGGCCATTTTAGTTATGGTCTATTTTAGTTAAGTAATTCTAATCTTGGTAAATCCTGATAAAATATAAgataaataattagaaatatgaaaataatttatggggaataatgaatttaaatgcAGTAAATTGTGTTGCCAATTAGTTAAtcaattgatttatttatagatttatttggAAAATTTTGAGTTGTGGGTGGAGATCTGTAATTATATGTGGGAGGATGCACAGGTGGGACAGGGGGAAGTTGTCTTTGTGGAGTTAGTGGGAGCGTCACGCCGAATGTTTTTTGATCGTGTTTTAAGTTATATACGCTGTCATGCAAATTGTGGAATCtctgaacaaaaataaacagagaaaaaagtcaaCGGATCCGTGAGTGATATGATTTGTTTGTGAACACGCATCAGAAATAAGCAAATAGGCTCCCACTACCTATGCAACTTTTAAGTACTTTCATTGAAATTGTCACAATGGATGACAATAACTTTCATATCTCTACTATTCAAACCAACATTGAGAAAGTAACAGAATACTGGTATTTGGATGGATGACAAATTCACTTTCAAGTTTCATATAGACAATTATGTCATCAAACTACAgcaaaaactttgtttcttATATAGAAATAGCACTAAATTCCCTATGTTTTGTAGGGAAAGGATTGTTGAAGCCGTTTTCTATCTGTCATAGATTTTGGTGACATAATTGATATGCATGCCTATGCCTCTACTTTCAAACCCTTGGGTGCAGTTTACCATTCCGCCCTTAGGTTCATCACTGGTGATGTCTAACATCCTGTACGAAAAGGTTGGGTGGTCTTCTTTCTGTCAGACAGATGTGTTAAACGTATGTATGTATTAATCTTTGAGTCCCttgatcttttatttttatgcactgACTGCCTGGAACTCCTTGAAAAGCATCCTAAAATGAAATACTTAACCGTTGGTCAATTTAAATCTGTGATCTCTAACTACTTAGCCTCTGTTTGCACCTGTTTAAattgattttggttttattaCTGATACATGAATATTGTACTTGTTTTAGATGATCTGCTTTTATAACCTGTATCTTGtaattttcatttctatttataAATTTTGTATGAATGATTGATTGTTCTTTGCATTTGTTCTTTGGTTTGTGTCTGTCATCTTTAACCTTTATACTCAAAATCATTGTAAATGAGGGCCAGCTGACATCAGCAGCCCCCTTCTTTATACCTGCCGGTACAAAAGTCATCTACTGCATATTTATACAgcatttttattgattcataaataacaaatatgttGAGTCATTGTAACTCATTCAAAATAGGATCAACATAAGATTAAAATTGTAAagttactgaaataaaaacatattgctTCTTATACACTGTACTTCTCTCAGAACAGAACATAACAAAAAAGGTGGTTTCTTTGCCTGACCCAtataaattgaattgaattgaattgaattgaatttatttatttcataggGATCATGCAGTTAAATATAGTTTCATACAAAACATGAAGCTGATGTGCTCCACAGAGAGTTTATAGCTACTGCTAATTCCCAACTTTTATCCCTAGCTGGGCTTTTAGGTATACAGTGGGGAAAATGTACATAATTCAATTACATAAAATTTGACTATAgtcaaaaagaataaaaaacagatatcataaaaaagaaatacacaatTTCCATAAATCAGTGTTcatcagaaatataaaatacatcagtcTAAAGATGAGTACAGCTCTGGTTTACTTTGAGCCAGTTTTTGACCTttgttgtgaatgtttttaaatccgtgattcattttttttttcagttgggaATGTGTTCCACAGTTTACATCCTTTAATGGAGAAAGCTGACTGTCCAAATGTAGATCTACGATGTTGTATGTTACAGTTTCATTCTTCCATTCTTGTTACTCTGTTGCTATCCTGTCTCTGACATACCTGCTGAGAGGTTCAGGGGCCAGATTATTGATACacttaaaaactaatttaagaaaacataattgCACATAACTTTGAAAACTAAGAAGGTTGTATTTCTTTTAGTATGTGGTAGTGATGCCAGCAGacaggttttttgtgcattatttttaaagcctgacTGTATAATGATGAAAGGTTTCTGACTGTAGAGGGCGAAGCCTGAGCCCAAACTGTCAAACAATTTGAGAAGTGAGAGAAAATCATAGAATGCATGCACACCTATGCTGCTTGAGTTGGTATGTACTGCCTAATTAACTTAAAACGattaaggttgttttttattgtttttgttattagtTGTTTATCAAACTTGAGCTGTGGATCTAAAATAATTCCCAGGAACTTGAATTCATTAACCTCctcagtttttttgttctttatccTCACATCAAAACTTTGAGTTGAGCACTGTTTCCTAATGGAGAAACACATTGagactgttttatttaaattcaaaacaagATGATTTTGTTCAAGCCATTGCTGGACTTCAAACAGGTACTCCAGTTAGGACCTCAGCTGCCTTGCTAGGAGACTTAGCAGGAGCATGAATGACTGCATCATCCGCATAAAGCTCGATGCCGGCCCCAGGACAAGTTTGGggcaaatcatttttaaacagactAAAAAGCAAAGGGCCAAGGATTGACCCTTGGGGAATACCCATTCTGTTATTTAAAAGACATGATTTTTCTCGGTCAACTTTCACACACTGCTCTCTATTCTGAAGACAGGACTCAAACCAATCAACTGTACTTTTAGAAAAACTGAATGATGTTAACTTGAAGAGAAGAATGTTGTGGTTGACAGCgtcaaacaccttttttttaggTCAAAAAACACTGCCCCCACAACATTTCCACTGTCAAGTTACTGctttacattttcaatgaaATAACAATTTGCAGTCTCTGTTAAATATTTTGGTCTAAAACCAAACTGTTGTGGATGAAAGAGCTGATTGGTTTCCAGATGGTCAACAACCTGTGCTGCCACAACTTTTTCAAGTACCTTTGACAGCACAGGGAGAATAGAGATAGGGCAATAGTTGCTAACCATATCACAGTCACCTGTTTTAAAAATTGGTGTAATGACTGCTTTTTTCCAGTTATTTGGAAATGTATTTGTTCTGATTGATAAATTAACAAGATGAGTCAGAGGTGTGACCAGTATAGAGCTGTACTTATTAATGAATTGCGTATCCAGATTCTAAATGTCCTTTGATTTAGAATATTTAATTACTTCTGCAATTTTTGCTTCAATTACATACAAAATGAGTTACATGATTCTATTGCCTGTGCTTTGTTTGTGGTTTCTGAATTATCAAAATGTTGTGTTAGTTCCTCAGCTGACtcaatgaaatacattttaaattcatgaGCTATTGTGGCCTtttgagtgatgactttttcatttattttcaattctTTGATTCCTTTTTGGCTTTGTGGAGTTGCCttcttttgtttacattttatgttttttaaatactttgcCAAGAGTGTAACTATAGCAATAGTCATGGAGTCACAGCACATGtctaaatgatcattttctaTTATCTTATCCCAACTTATATTCTTAAGATAGTGCTCAAATTGTGCAGTTTTAGACTTAGGGATGACCATCTTCACTGTGTCAGGATTACTATTTCCAAAATACTGAAGatgactttttgttatttttctaacaGAAAGAGTCATATTATGGTCAGACATCCCAGTTATTAAGTTATATGTTTTTGTAATCTGAACTGGTTTGTTGCTAAATACCACTTCAATCAGGGTTATTGTGTTTTTCGTGATTCTTGTAGGTCCTTTAATCATCTGCTAAAGGTTAAACTTTGACATGATTACTTCTTTCTCTAATCAGTTAATGTTAAAGTCACCATAAAGTATTGTTTCAACCTGAGTATCAAATTTCTCCATTACAGTTTGAAGTTCTTCATAACAGGAAACACTAAACGATGGAGGGCTGTACAAaacaattacattaaaattaatttgggGTATTAATTTCTCGGGTCCTCTGGTGGCTCCCTTGGGTGTTCGGGTGCGGCCCCTGGACTGGTAGGCCTGACTCCCTGTTGGCCAGGTGGGGACAGTGATGGGGGTATGTTTCAGGGCCAGTCAGGAAGCTGCCCACATGGGGACAGCCCCCACTTTACCTCCTTGTCGACCCCCTATCCCATTACATCCCACCTCATAAGACACTAGGGCCTTGAGGGGCGGGACCAGTGGGTGGGGGGTTGGGCTGCATTATGGCGGCCTGGCCCTCCTCCTTGCTCTGGTCATTGCACCGCCCCTTAATTTTAATTGCACAGGAGACACTGAGGGCATGGGGGGCGGATGAGGCATTTTGGGAGACTCCGCCGTCTGCCAGTGGTGGGGTGCCCATGCCCTGGCCATTCCCCCCAATTTTTAATTGCACCGTAGTCACTCACACATCTCATAACAAATAtctaaatacacacactttcacatgCATACACCCTGCATCCATGTTGGACGGGGGGTCGGCAGGGGCGGGGTTGGGATCTCCCACTGCCTCTGTCCCTGGCCCTGCAGGGCTGGAGGGGGGGCTGTGGTCTGGGGGAGTGGCGTCAGTTCTGCTGCGGGGGTGTCGCCGGTGGCTCTGGGTTGGTGGTCGGCCTCTCTGTGCAGGACTAGGCTGGGTGGTTGCTTGggccctgctgctgtgtggcgGTTGCCCTGCCGGTGGTTTGGGTAGCTCTGGGATGGTCTGGACACTGTCTGCGCCTGTGGAGGGTTTGGCTTCTGGCTGGGCTGGGGGCCTGCTCTCCCCGGTCTCCCTGGGGTTTCACCCCTGgctggggtgggggtggggggccgCTGTGGCCCCCCGCCGTCTTCCCCCCCCCCGGGGTATATGAGTTGGCCCGGGGGCCGTGGGCTGGGTCGTCATGGTGGGCCGTGGCCCGCCCCGTTGGGGCCGAGGGTTGGGGGGGCTCTGGCCTCTCTAGTGCGTGGCGGGCTCCCCGCCGGGGGTCGGGGCGGGTCTCGGGGCAGGTCTCGGGTTGGTGGGGCCCTGTGGCTGTGGGCTCAGATTGTGCCGGGGTTGGTGGCCTTGGGCTGGGCCGGGGGGCCTCCTGTCCCTTGTCCCTCTGTGGGCTTCCCCCGGCCGGGGGGGTGTTGCCTCTGTGTTCCCTTGCTTGTTCCCCCTTGGGTGGGGCGCGTGGCTGTCTCTGGGGCACGTGGTGTTGGGTCTGTCATGTTCTGGGGGGCTGTTGGGTGCTCTGGTGGCTTAGGTCTTGGCCTGCTTGCCCCTGGGAGTTTGGGGGGTGTTGTTTCCCCCCCCCCGTCAACTACAAACCACATCCAATgacaaaccctcacacacacacacacacacaccacacagcaCACAACTGTTATACAATCACACACGTACAACAGTTACAAATATGGAGGTTATCCATGTCAAGGTTATGTTGGGTAAG
Proteins encoded in this window:
- the LOC121942022 gene encoding proline-rich protein 2-like, encoding MESQICAALTGPGLDQRQPRAPPKGEQAREHRGNTPPAGGSPQRDKGQEAPRPSPRPPTPAQSEPTATGPHQPETCPETRPDPRRGARHALERPEPPQPSAPTGRATAHHDDPAHGPRANSYTPGGGKTAGGHSGPPPPPQPGVKPQGDRGEQAPSPARSQTLHRRRQCPDHPRATQTTGRATATQQQGPSNHPA